In the Chromobacterium sp. ATCC 53434 genome, GCCGGTTCAGCGCCCAGACGATCTCTTCATTGAACAGCTGCACCAGCGCCAGCACGATCATCGCCGCGATCAGCGCCCGCAGCATCCGCAGCAGCGTCTCGTCCCCGCCGCCGCGCCGCTGCCAGAACCAGGCCAGCAGGCACAGGCCCAGGCCATAGGCCAGCGGCAGCCGCGCGCCGGACCAGGTGAGGAACAACAGCTGGAACAGCACCAGCGCCGCGCAGAAGCCGGCGCGCAGCCGGCCGCGGCCGTACAGATAGCACGAGGCCACCACGCTCCAGCTCAAATACTGCGCGTATTGATTGCGCTGGCCGACATTGCCCATCACCTCGGTCGGCGCCAGCGCGTTGAACATCACCAGCCCCTCGCAGCGGCGCGCCAGGTCCAGCAGCTGTATGCCGCCCAACACGATCTGCAGGCAGCTGCCCAGGATCAGGCAGGACGCCAGTATCTCGCAGACGCGTGTCAGATCCGGCCGGACGCGGTTGGCCAGAAACATGGCCAGCAGCAGCATCACCGCCAGACTGGCGATGCCGAGAATGGCCGGCTGGTAATTCCGCAGCAGCAAGCCATTGCTCAGCGACAGCAGCATCAGCAGCGCGGCCAGCGCCGGCGCCGAGGCGGACAGCCGCACCGCGCCGCCGCCGCGGATCGCGAACAGACCGCCTACGCCGACCGCCAGCACCACGAAGGCATTGGTCCACCAGTCCTGCAGCGGCGTGAAGCGCAGGCAATTGAGAAAGGGAAAGACGAAACAGCAGCAAAAAAAGACGTATAGCGGGAAATCATTTAGGCCGGCCTTGCCGGCCGGCTGGGTTTGACTGTCCATCTGCGCCATCCGCGATCGAATGGGGTGATTATACCCATGCGCCCGTCAAGCGGCGCGCGCCGGGGCCTACTGCCTGCAGGCGGTCGGCACCCAGTTGGCCTGCAACTGCGAGCCGGCGGCGATCGCCGTGGTGCCGGAACCGGTATAGGTGCAGGACCACGTCATCGTGCCGGACCCCGGCGTCGGCACCAGGTCCAGCAATCCGCCGCTGGATACCGTGCTGTTGTAGGTGATCTGGATCACGCCGCTGGCCAGCACCGCCACCTGGCTGACGGCGTTGCCGGTGATAGACGCCGCGCTGGCCAGGCCGTAGGAGGTGTTGTACGGCGAAGTCCCGGTGCTGGCGTAGGCGTTCTTGCTCGAGTAGTACTCGCCGATGGCGGTCTTGGCGGCGTCGGCCAGCGCCAGGCCCTCGGTGACCCGCGCCCGCCTGACGTAGTCCTGATAGACCGGAATCGCCAGCGCGGCCAATATGCCGACGATGGCGACGACTATCATCAGTTCGATCAGGGTAAAGCCTCGTTGCTCGATTCTGCTCTGCATGTGCGCGCTCCCGTCGTAGTCTCCGGATGACGGCGGCCGGCGCCGGAAAAGCGAG is a window encoding:
- a CDS encoding pilin, translated to MQSRIEQRGFTLIELMIVVAIVGILAALAIPVYQDYVRRARVTEGLALADAAKTAIGEYYSSKNAYASTGTSPYNTSYGLASAASITGNAVSQVAVLASGVIQITYNSTVSSGGLLDLVPTPGSGTMTWSCTYTGSGTTAIAAGSQLQANWVPTACRQ